In Pseudothermotoga sp., one genomic interval encodes:
- a CDS encoding acetylxylan esterase, with amino-acid sequence MAQYDLPLEELKKYLPKRHEEPDFDEFWKKTIEETKRFFEPPRFEPVDFGLKLLDTYDVTFSGYLGQKIKAWLILPKGASEKLPCVVEFVGYGGGRGFPHDWLFYACAGYAHFVMDTRGQGSGWLKGDTPDYEAISGPQYPGFVTRGILDPKNYYYRRVFTDAVMAVESIVHFERIDATRIVVAGTSQGGGIALATSALSNKVKALICDVPFLCHFERAVRLVDTTPYAEITRYCKIHPDHAEQVFITLSYFDGVNFAVRSKVPALFSVALQDEICPPSTVFAAYNHYAGDKHIEVYPFAGHEGGGSHHAQKKLKFLKRVVSKKEE; translated from the coding sequence GTGGCACAGTACGATCTTCCACTGGAAGAGCTGAAGAAGTATCTTCCAAAGAGGCACGAAGAGCCAGACTTCGACGAATTTTGGAAGAAAACGATCGAGGAGACCAAGAGGTTCTTCGAGCCACCGCGGTTCGAACCGGTGGATTTTGGACTGAAGCTTCTCGACACCTACGACGTAACGTTCAGCGGTTATCTTGGACAGAAGATCAAGGCGTGGTTGATCCTACCGAAAGGTGCGTCGGAAAAATTACCGTGCGTCGTGGAATTTGTGGGTTACGGTGGTGGTAGAGGTTTTCCACACGATTGGTTGTTCTACGCGTGCGCAGGTTATGCACACTTCGTGATGGACACGCGCGGGCAAGGTAGCGGTTGGCTCAAGGGGGACACCCCAGACTACGAAGCGATCTCTGGACCACAGTATCCCGGCTTCGTAACTAGGGGGATACTCGATCCGAAAAATTATTATTATCGAAGGGTGTTCACCGACGCGGTGATGGCGGTCGAATCGATCGTGCATTTCGAAAGAATCGATGCAACCAGGATCGTCGTGGCAGGCACCAGTCAAGGTGGAGGCATCGCGTTGGCCACGAGTGCGCTGTCGAACAAGGTCAAAGCACTCATCTGTGATGTGCCGTTCTTGTGCCATTTCGAAAGGGCGGTTCGACTCGTCGATACGACGCCTTATGCGGAGATAACACGCTATTGCAAGATCCATCCAGACCATGCGGAGCAGGTCTTCATAACGCTTTCGTATTTCGATGGTGTGAATTTCGCTGTGCGTTCGAAAGTTCCTGCACTGTTTTCCGTCGCACTGCAAGACGAAATATGTCCACCTTCAACGGTGTTCGCAGCGTACAACCATTACGCCGGTGATAAGCACATCGAGGTGTACCCGTTCGCGGGACACGAAGGAGGGGGTTCACACCACGCACAAAAGAAATTAAAATTTCTAAAAAGAGTCGTTTCAAAAAAGGAGGAATGA